One genomic region from Pseudochaenichthys georgianus chromosome 15, fPseGeo1.2, whole genome shotgun sequence encodes:
- the zbtb18 gene encoding zinc finger and BTB domain-containing protein 18 isoform X1, giving the protein MYFLRQDKLTWLTGYEDGKMEFPDHSRHLLQCLSEQRHQGFLCDSTVLVGDAQFRAHRAVLASCSMYFHLFYKDQLDKRDVVHLNNDIVTAPAFSLLLEFMYEGKLQFQDLPVEDVLAAASYLHMYDIVKVCKKRLKQKSPTEADSTRREEDGGSSCSDKADSLSEGSTGRPATADLLPSDEDEEAKAERGAMWLRLPSADRSGTPATATTSPGHTEAETQAGEGLREGVKRLSPAGSPSSSTGSLSQRSHRSVSSRGGQRGRRVSNDAADCVLDLSVKPIAGSNHSNHHQSYFSGAATPDRLQSPLAVRVRVKVERGVASEEEEELGGGDYDMEHSGITKATVPITNGGLGHHGVGGPLSAQRRLGLEAHLSALREASLASEMEREEKPSATADDEDILGGENERAQAEVASMDSALLPYVSNMLSAQHTQIFMCPLCNKVFPSPHILQLHLSSHFREQEGIRAKPAGDVNVPTCTICSKTFSCMYTLKRHERTHSGEKPYTCTTCGKSFQYSHNLSRHAVVHTREKPHACKWCERRFTQSGDLYRHIRKFHCELVNSMSVKSEPLALPNVRDWAIEDSSQELWK; this is encoded by the exons ATGTATTTTCTCAGGCAGGACAAATTGACTTGGTTAACAG GTTATGAGGACGGCAAGATGGAGTTCCCAGACCACAGCAGACATTTACTCCAGTGTCTGAGCGAGCAGCGGCACCAGGGCTTCCTGTGCGACTCCACGGTTCTGGTGGGCGATGCTCAGTTCCGGGCCCACCGGGCTGTGTTGGCCTCCTGCAGCATGTACTTTCACCTCTTCTACAAGGACCAGCTGGACAAGAGAGACGTGGTGCACCTCAACAACGACATTGTCACAGCCCCCGCTTTTTCTCTGCTCCTGGAGTTCATGTACGAGGGCAAGCTGCAGTTCCAGGACCTTCCCGTGGAGGATGTGCTAGCAGCGGCCAGCTACCTGCACATGTATGACATTGTCAAAGTGTGTAAGAAACGTTTGAAGCAGAAGTCCCCGACCGAGGCGGACAGCACGCGCAGAGAAGAGGACGGCGGCTCCAGCTGCTCCGATAAGGCCGACAGTCTCTCAGAAGGATCCACAGGCCGGCCTGCTACTGCCGACCTGCTGCCCAGCGACGAAGACGAGGAGGCCAAGGCCGAGCGAGGAGCGATGTGGCTGAGACTGCCGTCTGCAGACAGATCAGGGACGCCAGCCACGGCTACAACCAGCCCGGGGCACACAGAGGCGGAGACCCAGGCTGGGGAAGGATTGAGGGAGGGGGTGAAGCGGCTCTCCCCGGCCGGCAGCCCCTCCAGCTCCACAGGGTCCCTCTCGCAGCGCTCACACCGCTCCGTCAGCTCTCGTGGAGGGCAGCGGGGCAGGAGGGTGTCAAACGATGCAGCCGACTGCGTCCTGGACCTGTCAGTCAAGCCGATCGCTGGTAGCAACCACAGCAATCACCACCAGTCGTATTTCAGCGGGGCAGCGACGCCAGACAGGCTCCAAAGCCCATTGGCTGTGAGGGTGAGGGTGAAGGTGGAGAGGGGCGTAGCTtcggaagaggaagaggaactcGGAGGTGGGGACTATGACATGGAGCACAGCGGCATCACCAAGGCCACAGTTCCCATCACCAATGGGGGCCTCGGGCACCACGGGGTCGGCGGGCCCCTGTCGGCCCAGAGGAGGCTCGGCCTGGAGGCCCACCTGTCCGCTCTGCGAGAGGCCTCCCTGGCCTCAGAGATGGAGCGGGAGGAGAAGCCCTCGGCCACAGCGGACGACGAGGACATTCTGGGGGGCGAGAACGAGCGCGCCCAGGCCGAGGTGGCCAGCATGGACAGCGCCCTGCTGCCCTACGTCTCCAACATGCTGTCAGCTCAACACACTCAGATCTTCATGTGCCCGCTGTGCAACAAGGTGTTCCCCTCCCCGCacatcctgcagctccacctcagCTCCCACTTTAGGGAGCAGGAGGGCATCCGCGCCAAGCCCGCCGGAGACGTCAACGTGCCCACATGCACCATCTGCAGCAAGACCTTCTCCTGCATGTACACGCTGAAGCGCCACGAGCGGACACACTCCGGAGAGAAACCCTACACCTGCACCACCTGCGGCAAGAGCTTCCAATACTCACACAACCTCAGCCGGCACGCCGTGGTGCACACGCGCGAGAAGCCGCACGCCTGCAAGTGGTGCGAGCGGCGCTTCACGCAGTCCGGGGACCTCTACCGACACATCCGCAAGTTCCACTGCGAACTGGTCAACTCAATGTCGGTGAAGAGCGAGCCGCTGGCGCTGCCTAATGTCAGGGACTGGGCGATCGAGGACAGCTCGCAGGAACTGTGGAAGTAG
- the zbtb18 gene encoding zinc finger and BTB domain-containing protein 18 isoform X2: protein MEFPDHSRHLLQCLSEQRHQGFLCDSTVLVGDAQFRAHRAVLASCSMYFHLFYKDQLDKRDVVHLNNDIVTAPAFSLLLEFMYEGKLQFQDLPVEDVLAAASYLHMYDIVKVCKKRLKQKSPTEADSTRREEDGGSSCSDKADSLSEGSTGRPATADLLPSDEDEEAKAERGAMWLRLPSADRSGTPATATTSPGHTEAETQAGEGLREGVKRLSPAGSPSSSTGSLSQRSHRSVSSRGGQRGRRVSNDAADCVLDLSVKPIAGSNHSNHHQSYFSGAATPDRLQSPLAVRVRVKVERGVASEEEEELGGGDYDMEHSGITKATVPITNGGLGHHGVGGPLSAQRRLGLEAHLSALREASLASEMEREEKPSATADDEDILGGENERAQAEVASMDSALLPYVSNMLSAQHTQIFMCPLCNKVFPSPHILQLHLSSHFREQEGIRAKPAGDVNVPTCTICSKTFSCMYTLKRHERTHSGEKPYTCTTCGKSFQYSHNLSRHAVVHTREKPHACKWCERRFTQSGDLYRHIRKFHCELVNSMSVKSEPLALPNVRDWAIEDSSQELWK from the coding sequence ATGGAGTTCCCAGACCACAGCAGACATTTACTCCAGTGTCTGAGCGAGCAGCGGCACCAGGGCTTCCTGTGCGACTCCACGGTTCTGGTGGGCGATGCTCAGTTCCGGGCCCACCGGGCTGTGTTGGCCTCCTGCAGCATGTACTTTCACCTCTTCTACAAGGACCAGCTGGACAAGAGAGACGTGGTGCACCTCAACAACGACATTGTCACAGCCCCCGCTTTTTCTCTGCTCCTGGAGTTCATGTACGAGGGCAAGCTGCAGTTCCAGGACCTTCCCGTGGAGGATGTGCTAGCAGCGGCCAGCTACCTGCACATGTATGACATTGTCAAAGTGTGTAAGAAACGTTTGAAGCAGAAGTCCCCGACCGAGGCGGACAGCACGCGCAGAGAAGAGGACGGCGGCTCCAGCTGCTCCGATAAGGCCGACAGTCTCTCAGAAGGATCCACAGGCCGGCCTGCTACTGCCGACCTGCTGCCCAGCGACGAAGACGAGGAGGCCAAGGCCGAGCGAGGAGCGATGTGGCTGAGACTGCCGTCTGCAGACAGATCAGGGACGCCAGCCACGGCTACAACCAGCCCGGGGCACACAGAGGCGGAGACCCAGGCTGGGGAAGGATTGAGGGAGGGGGTGAAGCGGCTCTCCCCGGCCGGCAGCCCCTCCAGCTCCACAGGGTCCCTCTCGCAGCGCTCACACCGCTCCGTCAGCTCTCGTGGAGGGCAGCGGGGCAGGAGGGTGTCAAACGATGCAGCCGACTGCGTCCTGGACCTGTCAGTCAAGCCGATCGCTGGTAGCAACCACAGCAATCACCACCAGTCGTATTTCAGCGGGGCAGCGACGCCAGACAGGCTCCAAAGCCCATTGGCTGTGAGGGTGAGGGTGAAGGTGGAGAGGGGCGTAGCTtcggaagaggaagaggaactcGGAGGTGGGGACTATGACATGGAGCACAGCGGCATCACCAAGGCCACAGTTCCCATCACCAATGGGGGCCTCGGGCACCACGGGGTCGGCGGGCCCCTGTCGGCCCAGAGGAGGCTCGGCCTGGAGGCCCACCTGTCCGCTCTGCGAGAGGCCTCCCTGGCCTCAGAGATGGAGCGGGAGGAGAAGCCCTCGGCCACAGCGGACGACGAGGACATTCTGGGGGGCGAGAACGAGCGCGCCCAGGCCGAGGTGGCCAGCATGGACAGCGCCCTGCTGCCCTACGTCTCCAACATGCTGTCAGCTCAACACACTCAGATCTTCATGTGCCCGCTGTGCAACAAGGTGTTCCCCTCCCCGCacatcctgcagctccacctcagCTCCCACTTTAGGGAGCAGGAGGGCATCCGCGCCAAGCCCGCCGGAGACGTCAACGTGCCCACATGCACCATCTGCAGCAAGACCTTCTCCTGCATGTACACGCTGAAGCGCCACGAGCGGACACACTCCGGAGAGAAACCCTACACCTGCACCACCTGCGGCAAGAGCTTCCAATACTCACACAACCTCAGCCGGCACGCCGTGGTGCACACGCGCGAGAAGCCGCACGCCTGCAAGTGGTGCGAGCGGCGCTTCACGCAGTCCGGGGACCTCTACCGACACATCCGCAAGTTCCACTGCGAACTGGTCAACTCAATGTCGGTGAAGAGCGAGCCGCTGGCGCTGCCTAATGTCAGGGACTGGGCGATCGAGGACAGCTCGCAGGAACTGTGGAAGTAG